The following proteins are encoded in a genomic region of Natrinema sp. DC36:
- a CDS encoding DUF5808 domain-containing protein gives MAEKPTSGEILGVPYNFERPSIGRMLSSYWQPGEGMLVEKPFGVGYTLNLANWRSWVVVLVAGGLLWHQEQSSSDESEDRADEPVEVIVDDTDD, from the coding sequence ATGGCAGAGAAGCCGACTTCCGGTGAGATTCTCGGGGTACCGTACAACTTTGAACGACCGAGCATCGGCCGCATGCTCTCGTCGTACTGGCAGCCCGGCGAAGGGATGCTCGTGGAGAAACCCTTCGGCGTCGGCTACACCCTGAACCTCGCTAACTGGCGATCGTGGGTCGTCGTCCTCGTCGCCGGCGGCCTCCTGTGGCACCAGGAGCAAAGTTCGTCCGACGAGAGCGAGGATCGAGCGGACGAACCCGTCGAAGTCATCGTCGACGATACGGACGACTGA
- a CDS encoding NADH-quinone oxidoreductase subunit D, whose protein sequence is MSSDSTLESRPTGTEGSAGEIDLESLLGDAVLGRDDHENAPAFVIRPDEVRDVLTTLRDEAGFDHCSCVTAQQYPDRFETIYHLKCYADPTREVSVVVPTPIDDPVSESAAPVFETADWHEREAYDLVGIEYEGHPDLRRILLPETWQGHPLGLAYDQEQPQVVALSEHANPIAGDEHDAASETMFLNIGPHHPSTHGVMHVKAVLDGETVVDIDPDIGYIHRCEEQMCQNGTYRHQIMPYPDRWDWMSGLCNEWAYARAAEDLAGLEVPEYAQIIRTMGAELSRLASHFISLGTYALDVFGEFTATFQYAIRDRELVLDRLEDLTGQRMMYNYLRLGGVAWDLPEPRAEFIEETRDFLDGLPAKIDEYHDLLVTNEIFQRRCIDTGVLEREVATQYGCTGPVARASGIDYDLRRDDPYGYYDRLEWDVITEPDGDNYSRVLVRMREVEESAKLIAQCLDLLADWPDDERTVQSNVPRTLKPDAGAETYRAVEGAKGELGIYIRADGSDTPARFKIRSPCFSNLSVLPEIAEGEYIPDLVAAIGSLDCIMGEVDR, encoded by the coding sequence ATGTCATCGGATTCGACGCTCGAGTCCCGGCCGACCGGGACGGAGGGTTCGGCGGGGGAGATCGACCTCGAGAGCCTGCTCGGCGACGCGGTTCTCGGTCGCGACGATCACGAGAATGCGCCCGCGTTCGTGATCCGGCCGGACGAGGTTCGGGACGTCCTCACGACGCTGCGAGACGAAGCTGGGTTCGACCACTGCTCCTGCGTGACGGCCCAGCAGTACCCCGACCGGTTCGAGACGATCTACCACCTGAAGTGCTACGCTGATCCGACTCGAGAGGTGAGCGTCGTCGTCCCGACGCCGATCGACGACCCGGTCAGCGAGTCCGCCGCGCCGGTCTTCGAGACGGCCGACTGGCACGAGCGCGAGGCCTACGACCTCGTCGGGATCGAGTACGAGGGCCACCCCGACCTGCGGCGGATTTTACTGCCCGAAACGTGGCAAGGCCATCCGCTGGGGCTGGCATACGACCAGGAGCAGCCACAGGTCGTCGCCCTCTCGGAGCACGCGAACCCGATCGCGGGCGACGAGCACGACGCCGCGTCGGAGACGATGTTCCTCAATATCGGTCCGCACCACCCGTCGACCCACGGCGTCATGCACGTGAAAGCGGTGTTGGACGGCGAGACGGTCGTCGACATCGATCCCGATATCGGCTACATCCACCGTTGCGAGGAGCAGATGTGCCAAAACGGCACCTACCGCCACCAGATCATGCCCTACCCCGACCGCTGGGACTGGATGTCGGGGCTGTGCAACGAGTGGGCCTACGCCCGCGCCGCGGAGGATCTTGCGGGCCTCGAGGTCCCGGAGTACGCGCAGATCATTCGGACGATGGGGGCCGAGCTCTCGCGGCTGGCCTCCCACTTCATCTCGCTTGGCACCTACGCGCTGGACGTCTTCGGCGAGTTCACCGCTACCTTCCAGTACGCCATCCGCGACCGCGAACTCGTCCTCGACCGCTTGGAGGACCTGACCGGCCAGCGGATGATGTACAACTACCTCCGGCTTGGTGGGGTCGCTTGGGACCTCCCCGAACCCCGCGCGGAGTTCATCGAGGAAACGCGGGACTTCCTCGACGGGCTCCCTGCCAAGATCGACGAGTACCACGACCTGCTGGTCACCAACGAGATCTTTCAGCGCCGCTGTATCGATACCGGCGTCCTCGAGCGCGAGGTGGCCACGCAGTACGGCTGCACCGGCCCGGTCGCCCGCGCCTCCGGGATCGATTACGATCTCCGCCGGGACGATCCGTACGGCTACTACGACCGCCTCGAGTGGGACGTCATCACGGAACCCGACGGCGACAACTACAGCCGCGTCCTCGTCCGAATGCGCGAGGTCGAGGAGTCGGCGAAGCTCATCGCGCAGTGTCTCGACCTGCTCGCAGACTGGCCCGACGACGAGCGCACGGTCCAGAGCAACGTTCCGCGGACGCTCAAACCGGACGCGGGGGCCGAGACCTACCGCGCTGTCGAGGGGGCGAAGGGCGAACTCGGAATCTACATCCGCGCGGACGGCTCCGACACGCCGGCCCGATTCAAGATCCGCAGCCCGTGTTTCTCGAACCTCTCCGTACTCCCCGAAATCGCCGAGGGGGAGTACATTCCGGATCTCGTCGCCGCGATCGGCAGTCTCGACTGCATCATGGGCGAAGTCGATCGCTGA
- a CDS encoding helix-turn-helix domain-containing protein, with translation MKTVRLTLRYDAETIHPMHRFVADSDAFDSYRMIHGNLVGDDDNTFIFYVVGDPDAYAAAMERTEEVGEYDLNRTGDRSFTVYVRDVPEDVDERLLESLTKGSLVVLPPIEYRSDWTIRFSVVGESEDLRRALEEIPEGIEATVGRVGEYDGNDAAVGALTDRQREALRVARELGYFDVPRTASVENVAAALDCAPGTAAEHLRKAEATVMNALEL, from the coding sequence GTGAAGACCGTTCGGCTCACGCTGCGCTACGACGCCGAGACGATCCATCCGATGCACCGGTTCGTCGCCGACAGCGACGCGTTCGATTCCTATCGGATGATCCACGGCAACCTCGTCGGCGACGACGACAACACCTTCATCTTCTACGTCGTCGGCGATCCGGACGCCTACGCGGCAGCGATGGAGCGGACCGAGGAGGTCGGCGAGTACGACCTCAACCGGACCGGCGACCGCTCGTTCACCGTCTACGTGCGCGACGTTCCGGAAGATGTCGACGAGCGACTGCTCGAGAGTCTCACAAAGGGAAGCCTCGTCGTTCTCCCGCCGATCGAGTACCGATCCGACTGGACGATCCGCTTTTCCGTCGTCGGCGAGTCCGAGGACCTCCGGCGCGCCCTTGAGGAGATTCCCGAGGGAATCGAGGCGACCGTCGGTCGCGTCGGCGAGTACGACGGCAACGACGCCGCGGTCGGGGCGCTGACCGACCGCCAGCGCGAGGCGCTGCGGGTCGCTCGCGAACTGGGCTACTTCGACGTCCCCCGCACCGCGAGCGTCGAAAACGTCGCCGCGGCGCTGGACTGCGCGCCCGGCACCGCGGCCGAGCACCTGCGGAAGGCCGAAGCGACCGTGATGAACGCGCTCGAACTGTAG
- a CDS encoding XTP/dITP diphosphatase, which produces MAIRFVTGNEGKVREAREYLEGVEPVEQVEYDYTEIQSDSLEEIAAHGAREAFEELGSDEPVLVDDAGLFVDSLGGFPGPYSAYVEDTVGVERLWRLASEEENRRAQFRTVLAYVDRNGTETFAGSVAGTLVAPRGEGGFGYDPIFEYNGQTMAEMSTEEKNAISHRGRALAAFAEWDAGRDE; this is translated from the coding sequence ATGGCCATTCGATTCGTCACCGGGAACGAGGGGAAAGTCCGCGAGGCGCGAGAGTACCTCGAGGGAGTCGAGCCAGTCGAACAGGTCGAGTACGACTACACCGAGATCCAGAGCGACTCGCTCGAGGAGATCGCGGCCCACGGCGCCCGCGAAGCCTTCGAGGAACTAGGGAGCGACGAACCGGTACTCGTGGACGACGCGGGACTCTTCGTCGATTCGCTGGGCGGGTTTCCGGGACCGTACTCGGCGTACGTCGAGGACACCGTCGGCGTCGAGCGACTCTGGCGACTCGCGAGCGAGGAGGAGAACCGCCGCGCGCAGTTCCGGACCGTACTGGCCTACGTCGACCGAAACGGAACCGAGACGTTCGCGGGGTCGGTCGCCGGCACGCTCGTCGCCCCCCGCGGCGAGGGCGGGTTCGGCTACGATCCGATCTTCGAGTACAACGGCCAGACGATGGCCGAGATGAGCACCGAGGAGAAGAACGCGATCTCGCATCGCGGTCGCGCGCTGGCGGCGTTCGCGGAGTGGGACGCCGGACGCGACGAGTGA
- a CDS encoding guanosine monophosphate reductase, with amino-acid sequence MNDLRTGLSYGDVLLVPKRSPVDSRNDVDLSTPFTPSVELETPLVAAAMDTVTEAELAIELSRAGGVGVIHRFLSPDEQAAQVERVTAADERVAAAVGINEDYVGRSDGLVAAGVDALVIDVAHGHLERTLEAVERLRAAFPNTDLVAGNVATPAGVEDLAAAGADCVKVGIGPGSHCTTRKVAGAGVPQLTAVDDCATAAADLDVTICADGGVRTSGDAVTALMAGADTVMAGSLLAGTEEAPGAVVEVDGTRYKRSRGMATTTAAEKRDDKESDVRADEGVEALTPYKGPVADVVAEFRAGIQSGLSYCGGHTIPAAREKAEFIRVAPSAKAREGYHADHDWEGVSVDSEANDGDGEATAADNGANDGDESRSGDADAVNDD; translated from the coding sequence ATGAACGATCTTCGCACCGGATTGAGCTACGGTGACGTGCTCCTCGTCCCGAAGCGCTCGCCAGTCGACAGTCGGAACGACGTGGATCTCTCGACGCCGTTCACGCCGAGCGTCGAACTCGAGACGCCGCTGGTCGCCGCCGCCATGGATACCGTCACGGAGGCCGAACTGGCGATCGAACTCTCGCGGGCCGGCGGAGTGGGCGTCATCCACCGATTTCTCTCGCCGGACGAACAGGCCGCACAGGTCGAGCGGGTGACGGCCGCTGACGAACGGGTGGCCGCCGCCGTCGGAATCAACGAGGACTACGTCGGCCGCAGCGACGGCCTGGTCGCGGCCGGCGTCGACGCGCTCGTGATCGACGTCGCACACGGCCACCTCGAGCGGACGCTCGAGGCCGTCGAGCGGCTCAGAGCGGCGTTCCCGAACACCGATCTCGTCGCCGGCAACGTCGCGACGCCCGCGGGCGTCGAGGACCTCGCGGCCGCCGGTGCCGACTGCGTGAAGGTCGGTATCGGGCCGGGTTCACACTGCACTACCCGGAAGGTCGCCGGTGCGGGCGTCCCGCAACTGACCGCGGTCGACGACTGCGCGACGGCGGCGGCGGACTTGGACGTAACCATCTGTGCGGACGGCGGGGTTCGAACCTCCGGGGACGCGGTGACGGCGTTGATGGCCGGTGCCGACACCGTCATGGCGGGGAGCCTCCTCGCCGGCACCGAGGAAGCGCCGGGCGCGGTGGTCGAGGTCGACGGCACGCGGTACAAGCGCTCGCGGGGAATGGCGACCACCACCGCCGCCGAAAAGCGCGACGACAAGGAGAGCGACGTTCGCGCGGACGAGGGCGTCGAGGCGCTGACGCCGTACAAGGGACCGGTCGCCGACGTCGTCGCGGAGTTCCGCGCCGGCATCCAGTCGGGCCTCTCCTACTGCGGCGGCCACACGATCCCGGCGGCCCGCGAGAAGGCGGAGTTCATCCGCGTCGCTCCCAGCGCGAAAGCCCGCGAGGGGTACCACGCGGATCACGACTGGGAGGGCGTCAGCGTCGACAGCGAGGCGAACGACGGTGACGGCGAGGCGACCGCAGCCGACAACGGGGCGAACGACGGCGACGAATCGCGGTCCGGGGACGCGGACGCAGTGAACGACGATTGA